The following coding sequences lie in one Bacteroidota bacterium genomic window:
- a CDS encoding GAF domain-containing protein: MAESLSVSGTTKKEKYESLLPQINALVEGETDFIANLSNIMSALKFGMDFFWVGIYFVKDNELVLGPFQGPVACTRIGLGKGVCGAAWKEKRTIVVEDVDQFPGHIACSSLSKSEIVLPAFDKSGTVTLILDIDSEHLATFDETDRLYLEQLMRLIENLKQ, encoded by the coding sequence ATGGCTGAATCACTTTCTGTTTCGGGTACTACAAAAAAAGAGAAGTATGAATCACTTCTCCCTCAAATCAATGCTCTGGTTGAAGGAGAAACCGATTTTATTGCTAACCTGTCGAATATCATGTCTGCATTAAAATTTGGGATGGACTTTTTTTGGGTCGGCATTTACTTTGTGAAAGACAATGAACTTGTACTTGGACCGTTTCAAGGTCCGGTTGCTTGTACGCGAATTGGTTTAGGCAAAGGTGTTTGTGGAGCGGCTTGGAAAGAAAAAAGAACAATTGTAGTAGAAGATGTAGACCAATTTCCCGGACATATTGCTTGCAGTAGTTTATCGAAATCAGAAATTGTTTTACCTGCTTTTGATAAAAGTGGAACAGTAACGCTGATACTGGATATTGATAGCGAGCATTTGGCAACATTTGATGAAACCGATAGATTATATTTGGAACAATTAATGAGATTGATAGAGAACCTCAAGCAATAA
- a CDS encoding ComF family protein, giving the protein MLNDFISLIFPQVCASCGNSLYKNEQTLCTYCVYHLPKTNFHLNNDNPVAKIFWGRVDIQSAAAFYGFNKGGRVQHIIHQLKYKGRKEVGFAVGKLYGYELKMCDSFKTVDTIIPVPLHSKKIKKRGYNQSEAFAEGLSVSMGVPANVKTLFRAYESETQTKKSRFSRWQNVESIFQLKDIKSLEGKHVLLVDDVVTTGATLEACAQTLQQIPGIKISVATIAYASN; this is encoded by the coding sequence ATGCTGAACGACTTTATTTCACTGATATTCCCACAAGTTTGCGCATCCTGCGGAAACAGTCTGTATAAGAACGAACAAACCCTATGTACTTATTGTGTTTATCATTTGCCAAAAACCAATTTTCACCTGAACAATGACAATCCGGTTGCTAAAATTTTCTGGGGAAGAGTGGATATCCAATCTGCCGCAGCATTTTATGGTTTCAACAAAGGTGGAAGGGTACAACACATTATTCACCAGTTGAAATACAAAGGGCGAAAAGAAGTCGGGTTTGCAGTTGGGAAGCTCTACGGTTATGAGTTAAAAATGTGTGATTCGTTTAAAACGGTGGATACCATTATTCCCGTTCCACTTCATTCTAAGAAAATTAAAAAAAGAGGGTACAACCAAAGTGAAGCGTTTGCCGAAGGATTGTCTGTCAGTATGGGCGTTCCTGCCAATGTGAAAACATTGTTCCGTGCCTATGAATCAGAAACGCAAACCAAAAAATCGCGTTTCAGTCGCTGGCAAAATGTAGAGTCGATTTTTCAATTAAAAGATATCAAATCACTGGAAGGGAAACATGTTTTATTGGTTGATGATGTGGTGACAACAGGCGCTACATTAGAAGCATGCGCACAAACCTTACAACAGATTCCCGGCATTAAGATTAGTGTGGCAACGATTGCATACGCAAGCAATTAG
- the ruvB gene encoding Holliday junction branch migration DNA helicase RuvB, protein MNPNINPDSENLSSSEKEFEKVLRPAEFDDFTGQHEVVENLKIFVQAAKQRSEALDHILLHGPPGLGKTTLANIVASELGVNIKITSGPVLDKPGDLAGLLTNLEENDVLFIDEIHRLSPIVEEYLYSAMEDYKIDIMIDSGPNARSVQIKLNPFTLVGATTRSGLLTAPLRARFGINSRLNYYDSKLLKKIIIRAAGILNVPITEDAANEISRRSRGTPRIANALLRRIRDFAQIKGNGSIDIEIAHIGLSALNVDKNGLDEMDIRILSTLIEKFKGGPVGLTTISTAVGEEAGTIEEVYEPFLIQEGYLVRTPRGREATDQAYKHLGKIPRGFKGSLFDTK, encoded by the coding sequence ATGAATCCAAACATCAACCCAGATAGTGAAAACTTAAGTTCTTCCGAAAAGGAGTTCGAAAAAGTTTTGCGTCCGGCCGAGTTTGATGATTTTACTGGTCAGCATGAAGTGGTTGAAAACCTGAAAATATTTGTGCAAGCGGCCAAACAGCGTAGTGAAGCTTTGGATCATATACTTCTTCATGGCCCTCCGGGATTAGGAAAAACAACCTTAGCAAACATTGTTGCCTCTGAACTTGGGGTGAATATAAAAATCACTTCCGGCCCTGTACTTGATAAACCGGGCGATTTAGCCGGTTTGTTAACCAACCTCGAAGAAAATGATGTATTGTTTATTGATGAAATTCATCGGTTAAGTCCGATTGTGGAAGAGTACCTCTATTCTGCAATGGAAGATTATAAAATCGATATCATGATTGATAGCGGTCCGAATGCGCGTAGTGTTCAAATCAAATTAAATCCGTTTACATTGGTTGGTGCTACTACACGAAGTGGTTTACTTACAGCCCCGTTACGTGCTCGTTTTGGAATCAATTCTAGATTGAATTATTATGATTCCAAGTTGCTGAAAAAAATTATTATTCGTGCAGCTGGAATTTTAAATGTTCCCATCACCGAAGATGCAGCCAATGAAATTTCTCGAAGAAGTCGCGGTACACCTCGTATTGCGAATGCTTTGTTGAGACGCATCAGGGATTTTGCTCAGATAAAGGGAAACGGTTCAATCGATATTGAAATCGCACACATCGGACTGTCCGCACTAAACGTAGATAAGAATGGGTTGGATGAAATGGATATTCGTATTCTTTCAACGTTAATTGAAAAATTTAAAGGCGGACCTGTTGGTTTAACAACCATTTCTACAGCTGTTGGAGAAGAAGCAGGAACCATTGAAGAAGTTTATGAACCTTTTTTAATCCAGGAAGGTTATCTTGTTCGTACACCACGTGGAAGAGAAGCTACAGATCAAGCTTACAAACACCTTGGTAAAATCCCTCGTGGATTTAAAGGAAGTTTATTTGACACGAAATAG